The following proteins are encoded in a genomic region of Triticum dicoccoides isolate Atlit2015 ecotype Zavitan chromosome 1B, WEW_v2.0, whole genome shotgun sequence:
- the LOC119320910 gene encoding protein NRT1/ PTR FAMILY 5.2-like, whose product MAGTTQLEAGGSDGEYTQDGTTDLHGNPILRSKRGGWRACAFVVVYEVFERMAYYGISSNLVLYLTTELHQGTVLSANNVTNWVGTIWMTPVIGAYIADAHLGRYRTFMVASIIYLLGMILLTMAVSLPSLKPAKCGLGTADANCDHKATSVQLGVFFLALYILAVGTGGTKPNISTIGADQFDEHEPRERKQKLSFFNWWMFSIFFGTLFANTVLVYIQDRIGWTVGYALPTAGLAVSIAVFSAGTPFYRHKPTSESSFAKMAGVIVAAVRKCGVPAPVDPRDLHELDPNQYEKKKTSPLPHTPNFSVLSKAAVKIEGSRSASRWSLSTVTQVEETKQMLKMLPVLLITFVPSAMLAQINTLFVKQGTTLERRLHHFEIPPASLQGFVTISMLVSVVLYDRLFVPFMRRLTKNPRGISLLQRMGVGLVFHIVIMVIASVTERHRLSVAMANGIFESKGTTIPLSIFVLLPQFVLMGVADAFLEVAKIEFFYDQAPEGMKSLGTSYSMTSLGIGNFLSSFLLSTVSRVTRRHGQGGWIQNNLNASRLDHYYAFFAVLNCVNLLVFFAVCRMYVYNAEVSHVVDGGGGEKQRPEVAMQPPAHAGAVEVHP is encoded by the exons ATGGCGGGGACGACCCAGCTGGAGGCCGGCGGCAGCGACGGCGAGTACACGCAGGACGGCACCACAGACCTCCACGGCAACCCCATCCTCCGCTCAAAGCGAGGAGGCTGGAGAGCCTGCGCCTTCGTCGTAG TGTACGAGGTGTTCGAGCGGATGGCCTACTACGGCATCTCGTCCAACCTGGTGCTGTACCTGACGACGGAGCTGCACCAGGGCACGGTGCTGTCCGCCAACAACGTCACCAACTGGGTGGGCACAATCTGGATGACGCCCGTCATCGGCGCCTACATCGCCGACGCCCACCTCGGCCGCTACCGCACCTTCATGGTCGCCTCCATCATATACCTCCTC GGAATGATCCTGCTGACCATGGCCGTGTCGCTGCCGTCGCTGAAGCCGGCGAAATGCGGCCTCGGCACGGCGGACGCCAACTGCGACCACAAGGCCACGAGCGTGCAGCTGGGCGTCTTCTTCCTGGCCCTCTACATCCTTGCCGTCGGCACGGGCGGCACCAAGCCCAACATCTCCACTATCGGCGCCGACCAGTTCGACGAGCACGAGCCGCGGGAGCGCAAGCAGAAGCTCTCCTTCTTCAACTGGTGGATGTTCAGCATCTTCTTCGGCACGCTCTTCGCCAACACCGTCCTCGTCTACATCCAGGACAGGATCGGCTGGACCGTCGGCTACGCGCTCCCCACCGCCGGCCTCGCCGTCTCCATCGCCGTCTTCAGCGCCGGGACGCCCTTCTACCGCCACAAGCCAACCTCCGAGAGCTCCTTCGCCAAGATGGCCGGCGTCATCGTCGCTGCCGTCCGCAAGTGCGGCGTCCCCGCGCCCGTGGACCCGCGCGACCTGCACGAGCTCGATCCCAACCAATACGAGAAAAAGAAGACGTCGCCGTTGCCGCACACGCCCAATTTCAG CGTGCTGAGCAAAGCGGCTGTGAAGATCGAGGGGAGCAGGAGCGCGTCACGGTGGTCGTTGAGCACGGTGACCCAGGTGGAGGAGACGAAGCAGATGCTCAAGATGCTGCCGGTGCTACTCATCACGTTCGTTCCGAGCGCGATGCTGGCGCAGATCAACACGCTGTTCGTGAAGCAGGGCACGACGCTGGAGCGGCGCCTTCACCACTTCGAGATCCCGCCGGCCAGCCTGCAGGGGTTCGTGACCATCTCCATGCTCGTCTCCGTGGTGCTCTACGACCGCCTCTTCGTGCCCTTCATGCGGCGGCTGACCAAGAACCCGCGCGGCATCTCGCTGCTCCAGCGCATGGGCGTCGGGCTCGTCTTCCACATCGTGATCATGGTGATCGCGTCGGTGACGGAGCGGCACCGGCTGAGCGTGGCGATGGCGAACGGCATATTCGAGAGCAAGGGCACGACCATCCCGCTCTCCATCTTCGTGCTGCTCCCGCAGTTCGTGCTCATGGGCGTGGCCGACGCGTTCCTGGAGGTCGCCAAGATCGAGTTCTTCTACGACCAGGCGCCCGAGGGCATGAAGAGCCTCGGCACCTCCTACTCCATGACCAGCCTCGGCATCGGCAACTTCCTCAGCAGCTTCCTGCTGTCGACGGTGTCGCGCGTCACGCGCCGGCACGGGCAGGGAGGGTGGATCCAGAACAACCTCAACGCCTCCCGGCTGGACCACTACTACGCCTTCTTCGCGGTCCTCAACTGCGTCAACCTCCTTGTCTTCTTCGCCGTGTGCCGGATGTACGTGTACAACGCCGAGGTCAGCCACGTTGTTGATGGTGGCGGCGGGGAGAAACAGAGGCCGGAGGTGGCGATGCAGCCACCTGCTCACGCAGGCGCAGTAGAAGTTCATCCTTGA